From Bradyrhizobium sp. AZCC 1610:
ACTGGTCGGGCACCAGTTTGTCCAGCGCTTCCCAGGCGACGCCGCGCGTCACCATGTCGTCCATCAGCCGCGCCAGATCGCCGGCCAGCGCCAGTGTCGAGGCCGGGCCACCGACCACGAGCGGCGCCGACACCGGGCTTTTCGCCCAAGCTGCAACCAGATGCGCCAGCGTCAGCCGGCGCTCCAGTTCGCCGAGCCTCGGCGGAATGTCGAGCGGCGCCACGCCGCTGAATTGTTCGGAGCCTTCCGAAAACGCCAGCTCGTCCTCGTCGATGTCGCCAAGCGCCACGATGCGCGGCAGGATCGCGGCATCCGTCTTCAATTCATCGAGAAAGATTTCCCGCGCCAGCCGCCCGGCGCGCCGGGTCGGCAGATAGAGCGTCGCCGTTGCGAGATTGAGAGGATCCCTGCGCGCCTCGAATCCCTCGACCAGCCGGCCGTCGACCAGCGCCGCGATGACGGTGCGCAGGAACGGCACGGAGACGGGAACGCTGAAAACGTGCATGGGTTTCCTGATTCGAGGTCAGGCGCAATATAGGGAGGTAATAAGGGAAGGTCATGGGCGAGAGCGAGGATGCCCACCTCTCCGTCGTCCCGGCTAAGCTGCGTAGGTTGAGCAAACGTCGTCCATGAAACGGTGCGCCTGCGCGAGGCGCAGATCGGCCGGCGTTGCGAAGTCCTGTGCAGCGCACCCATCGAATATGCTTCGCTTGGCGACTACTCCTATCTCGCCATCACAAAACAAAAATGCCCGGTCTTGACCGGGCATTTTCTTGTCTGGCGAGCGCTGCTCAATACAGCGGGAACTGGGTCGGCTGGCCGCCCAAATCTGACGGCGGGTTGAGCGGCTGGCGGTCGATCGGCCGGTTCAGGTTTTCGCGCGCGAACGTTGGGTACCCGTACGGCGATGGAAACGCGTAGTCCTGGAACTTGCGATCGCCCGGCAGCACTTCCGTGCCGGCATCGAGCCACGAGCGCGTGGTGACGTAAACGCGGGTGCGCGGACCCTGCTGGTATGAGCGGTTGGGACCGTTCGTCCCGTAATAGGGGCGGCCGTCCCGGTCGTATTGCTGCCTGGACTGAGCGCTGGCGGAGGTTGTACCGGCAGCGACGAGGGCGGCCGCAGCAAGCAACATCGCGAGCTTGCTCGCAGCGGGGAATTTTCGGGTCATTGCATCCTCGTCATTGTCCGCCCTTGCGGGGGCTGGCCGATCGCCAAATCTGATTGCCGGCATTGTAGCCATGGTGGGACCCTCGTCGCTAGGTCAATTGCGCCACACCGTGCTGCAATAATGCCGTGCGAAGCGAAAAAGTTTCATGAAAACCAGTGTCTTGGCCGGTTGTTGCCACAATTACGTAGGCCAGCGAAAAATCAGCCCGGTAAAACCGGAGTCACAACGCGCCGCGCAGGCGCGGGTTATCGGCACCCGTCACCCAATCCGCTGACAAGACCGGCGCGCCCGATGTCGCGCAATCGCTGCGCCTGACTTCGGCATGGGCGAACAATTCCGTCAGTTTTGTATCGCTTCCGGCCGTCAGCAGGATCAGCCGGTTCAGCACGCAGCCGATCGCCGTGCGGCGGGCCGGCAAATCCTCGCCCAGGCATGACCAGCCGGAGAGACGGAATTTCGGCTCGTCGACGTGCTTGAAAAATCGGAGGCAGGAGCGGGCGGCCTCGGTGCCGCCGACCCGGCGAAACAGGGTCACGGCGCCGAACTTGCTGTCGATGATGCCTGCCGCCTCCAACTCGCGCGGGCCTGCCGGGTCCATCCTTGCGGCAAGGTAGCCGGCCGCCGAGCCGACCTGATCGATTTCTTCACCTGGACGATAGATTTCGAGTTCGGCGACCGGCGTGCCGCCGATGCCGCTCCAGCGGAACACGTCCTTGCGACCGCCCTCCGGATGCCGAAAAACCTCGTAAGTCTCTGTCTTACCTGGAAAAATGAGCTGGCCTACCGCGAGCGCGGGCGTGATGCGTCCGGCCTGGCTCCAGGTTTTGGGCGACGTCTCCATCGCCGTAACATCGGGTAAATGCTGCCATAGCGCGATACCGCAAACGGCCATCAGCGCCAGCGTCATCAGATAGGCGCAGAGCCGTGCCAGCGTGCCGCAGACCTCGTCCACGAAGCTTGCCAGTACTGGCCGGATGCTCAGCGTATAGTAGGAATTGGCCGAACCGGCCGGAAACGAATGCATCAAACGCCCAAACACAGCCGTCAAACGTTGTCATATCGGCGTTTCTCGCATAGAAGCGCTGCCTTCTCCCTTTCCGCTTGACGCGGCAGGGCGGCATTTTTCCTCGGAGAGTGAACGATGGGTTACAAAGTCGCTGTCGTCGGTGCGACCGGCAATGTCGGGCGCGAAATGCTCAACATTCTCGACGAGCGCAAATTCCCCGCCGACGAGGTCGTGGTGCTGGCCTCGCGCCGCAGCGTCGGCGTCGAAGTGTCCTATGGCGACCGCACCCTGAAGGTCAAAGCGCTCGAGCACTACGACTTCTCCGATGTCGATATCTGCCTGATGTCGGCCGGCGGCGCGGTGTCGAAGGAATGGTCGCCGAAGATCGGCGCCGCCGGGGCGGTTGTGATCGACAATTCGTCGGCCTGGCGGATGGACCCGGACGTGCCGCTGATCGTGCCGGAAGTGAACGCGGACGCGGTCGGTGGTTTCGCGAAGAAGAACATCATCGCCAATCCGAACTGCTCGACCGCGCAGCTCGTGGTGGCGCTGAAGCCGCTGCATGACAAGGCGACCATCAAGCGCGTCGTGGTCGCAACCTATCAATCGGTCTCGGGCGCCGGCAAGGATGCGATGGACGAACTGTTTTCGCAGACCAAGGCCGTCTACACCAACAGCGAGCTCATCAACAAGAAATTCCCGAAGCGTATCGCCTTCAACGTCATCCCCGAGATCGACGTGTTCATGGAGGACGGCTACACCAAGGAAGAGTGGAAGATGATGATGGAGACCAAGAAGATTCTTGATCCCAAAATCAGGCTGACCGCGACCTGCGTGCGGGTGCCGGTGTTCGTCGGCCACTCCGAGGCGGTCAACATCGAATTCGAGAATCCGATCACCGCCGATGAAGCGCGCAACATCCTGCGCAACGCGCCGGGTTGCCTCGTCATCGACAAGCATGAGCCCGGCGGCTACGTCACGCCGTATGAGGCGGCAGGCGAAGACGCGACCTATATCAGCCGCATCCGCGAGGACAACACCGTCGAGAACGGCCTGTCGCTGTGGTGCGTGTCGGACAATCTGCGCAAAGGCGCTGCGCTGAATGCGATCCAGATCGCCGAATGCCTGATCAACCGCAAGCTGATCAGCGCGAAGAAGAAGGCGGCGTAAGCTTGGCGAATAGGGAGTAGCGAATAGCGAGTGGATTCATTCTTATTCGCTATTCGCCACCCGTCACGCTGCGGAATTCCTTCGCTTCCGGGTCGAGCACGAACAGCGAGCCTTCGGCGACGCCGAAATAGGCGCCGTGCAATTCCATCTCGCCGCGCTCGACGCGGCTGCGCACGAACGGAAACGTCATCAGGTTTTCGAGGCTGCGGAATACCGCGGCCTTCTCGATCCGCGTAGTGAAATCCTGCCGGGTCTCGTGCTCGCGCTGGCCGACCTTTTCGCCCGGCTTGATGAACATCGCCATCCAGCGGCCGATGAAGTCGCCCGGCGACAGCGGGTCGATATCGTCGATGAAGGCGCGGATGCCGCCGCATTGCGCGTGGCCGAGCACCACGATGTGCTTTATGCGCAGCACCTGCACCGCGTATTCCAGTGCCGCGGAGACACCATGAGCGCCGCCGTCCGGCTGGAAAACCGGCACCAGATTGGCGACGTTGCGCACCACGAAAAGTTCACCGGGGCCGGCGTCGAAAATCACTTCCGGCGAGACGCGCGAATCGCAGCAGCCGATCACCATCACAGCCGGCGACTGGCCGCGCTCGGACAGTTCCCGGTAGCGCGTCTGTTCGGTCGGCAGCCGCTGCGAGGTAAAGGCCCGGTAGCCGTCGAGCAGATGTTGCGGGAATGGAGCCATGGTGTCCTGTTTGTATCGGGCATGGCTAACCATAAGCCGATGACGGGAACAAGGCTTTCGGACCCCGGTTTGAAATGTTAGGGCGTTGGGTTCAAGCCTCCAGAGGAACCAGCCCATGATCCGACCGCGCCGCAGCCTGTTGTTCATGCCGGGATCGAACGCGCGGGCGCTGGAAAAGGCGCGCAACCTGCCCGCCGACGGCATCATTCTCGACCTCGAGGATTCGGTGGCGCCGGACGCCAAGGCGATGGCGCGCGACCAGATCGCCAAGGCGATTGCGGCCGGCGGGTTTG
This genomic window contains:
- a CDS encoding carbonic anhydrase, producing the protein MAPFPQHLLDGYRAFTSQRLPTEQTRYRELSERGQSPAVMVIGCCDSRVSPEVIFDAGPGELFVVRNVANLVPVFQPDGGAHGVSAALEYAVQVLRIKHIVVLGHAQCGGIRAFIDDIDPLSPGDFIGRWMAMFIKPGEKVGQREHETRQDFTTRIEKAAVFRSLENLMTFPFVRSRVERGEMELHGAYFGVAEGSLFVLDPEAKEFRSVTGGE
- a CDS encoding aspartate-semialdehyde dehydrogenase translates to MGYKVAVVGATGNVGREMLNILDERKFPADEVVVLASRRSVGVEVSYGDRTLKVKALEHYDFSDVDICLMSAGGAVSKEWSPKIGAAGAVVIDNSSAWRMDPDVPLIVPEVNADAVGGFAKKNIIANPNCSTAQLVVALKPLHDKATIKRVVVATYQSVSGAGKDAMDELFSQTKAVYTNSELINKKFPKRIAFNVIPEIDVFMEDGYTKEEWKMMMETKKILDPKIRLTATCVRVPVFVGHSEAVNIEFENPITADEARNILRNAPGCLVIDKHEPGGYVTPYEAAGEDATYISRIREDNTVENGLSLWCVSDNLRKGAALNAIQIAECLINRKLISAKKKAA